A stretch of the Sphingomonas sp. CL5.1 genome encodes the following:
- the trbE gene encoding conjugal transfer protein TrbE: MLFLREHARHASRLADFLPWAALIAPGIILNKDGSFLRIARFRGPDLDSAMQAELIATSARLNSALKRLGTGWAIYVEAQRRAAPGYPVSDGFADPVSALIDEERRDLFEGEAAQGSGDAQHRWNGGGRGDINQPNFTSSFYLTLQWLPPADDTSKASSLLYEGGAAQGSGDAKHRWNGGRGRAQAIATAADHLDDFERETGRVLDQVEGVMPEAAWLSDSETLTYLHSTVSTHEQRIAVPETPMHLDALLADEVLLGGLAPQLGAKHLRCLSITGFPAATVPGMLDELNRLGFAYRWTTRAITLDKVSAQRMLTRIRRLWFAKRKSVAAIVKEVLTNEVSVLVDSDAANKSAEADAALQDLGADIAGYAYVTTTITVLGDTPRDADLRLQAIEKIVRGRDFACIAETLNAVEAWLGSLPGNPYANVRQPPISTLNLAHIMPVSAIWAGQDRDTHFDAPPLFHARTQGATPFRFAIHVGDVGHGLIIGPTGSGKSVLLAFMALQFRRYGQAQIFAFDHGGSMRAATHGVGGEWHDLGGSLSDNAVPVSLQPLARIDAPDERAWASDWLAAILVREGFACPPEVKEHLWTALGSLADAPVEQRTLTGLTALIQVSGLKRALASYTLDGPYGRLLDGDIEHFGEGAFQTFETEGLVGTPAGPAVLAYLFHRIEGSLDGRPTLIVIDEGWLALDDPLFVRQLKEWLKTLRKKNASVIFATQSLADIEGSAIASAIIESCPTRIFLANERALEPQIMAIYRRFGLNDRQIQIIASATPKRDYYCQSSLGNRLFDLGIGPVALAFAAASSRTDLNAIAALVERYGTDRFPEVWLHYRGLGWAAELIAAGTVSASTPETEEFLS; this comes from the coding sequence ATGCTGTTCCTGCGCGAACATGCCCGTCACGCATCGCGGCTCGCCGATTTCCTGCCATGGGCGGCGCTGATCGCGCCCGGCATCATCCTCAACAAGGACGGCAGCTTCCTTCGCATCGCACGCTTTCGCGGTCCCGACCTCGACAGCGCGATGCAGGCCGAGTTGATCGCGACCTCGGCCCGGCTCAATTCGGCGTTGAAGCGGCTCGGCACTGGCTGGGCGATCTACGTCGAGGCGCAGCGCAGGGCCGCGCCCGGCTATCCAGTGTCGGACGGGTTCGCCGACCCGGTATCGGCGTTGATCGACGAGGAGCGTCGCGACCTGTTCGAAGGCGAAGCCGCCCAAGGTTCCGGCGATGCGCAGCATCGTTGGAATGGCGGCGGACGGGGCGATATCAACCAGCCCAACTTCACCAGCAGCTTCTATCTCACCTTGCAATGGCTGCCGCCGGCCGACGACACCTCGAAGGCATCATCGCTGCTCTACGAGGGCGGAGCCGCCCAAGGTTCCGGCGATGCGAAGCATCGTTGGAATGGCGGCCGAGGGCGCGCGCAGGCGATAGCGACCGCAGCCGACCATCTCGACGATTTCGAGCGCGAGACCGGCCGGGTGCTCGATCAGGTAGAGGGCGTGATGCCCGAGGCCGCGTGGCTCTCGGACAGCGAGACGCTGACCTACCTCCATTCCACCGTCTCCACGCACGAACAGCGCATCGCGGTGCCAGAGACGCCGATGCACCTCGACGCGCTGCTTGCCGACGAAGTGCTGCTGGGCGGGCTCGCGCCGCAACTGGGCGCGAAGCATCTGCGGTGCCTTTCCATCACCGGCTTTCCCGCCGCGACCGTGCCGGGGATGCTCGACGAGCTGAACCGGCTGGGCTTCGCTTATCGCTGGACCACGCGCGCGATCACGCTCGACAAGGTGTCGGCGCAGCGGATGCTGACCCGCATCCGGCGGCTGTGGTTCGCCAAGCGCAAGAGCGTCGCCGCGATCGTCAAGGAAGTGCTGACCAATGAGGTGAGCGTGCTGGTCGACAGCGATGCCGCCAACAAGTCGGCAGAAGCCGATGCGGCGTTGCAGGATCTCGGCGCCGATATCGCTGGCTACGCCTATGTCACCACTACCATTACCGTGCTTGGCGATACCCCACGCGATGCCGATCTTCGCCTGCAGGCGATCGAGAAGATCGTGCGCGGCCGGGATTTTGCGTGCATCGCAGAAACGCTGAACGCGGTGGAAGCGTGGCTTGGCTCGCTGCCCGGCAACCCTTACGCCAATGTCCGCCAGCCGCCGATCTCGACCCTCAACCTCGCGCACATCATGCCGGTCTCGGCAATATGGGCCGGGCAGGATCGCGATACCCATTTCGATGCCCCGCCGCTGTTCCACGCGCGGACGCAAGGGGCGACCCCGTTTCGCTTCGCGATCCATGTCGGCGATGTCGGCCACGGGTTGATCATCGGCCCGACCGGATCGGGCAAGAGTGTGCTGCTCGCCTTCATGGCGCTCCAGTTCCGCCGCTACGGGCAAGCCCAGATATTCGCGTTCGACCACGGCGGCTCGATGCGCGCGGCGACCCACGGTGTCGGGGGCGAGTGGCACGATCTTGGTGGGAGCTTAAGCGACAACGCTGTGCCGGTGTCGCTCCAGCCGCTGGCGCGGATCGACGCACCGGATGAACGGGCATGGGCGTCCGATTGGCTGGCCGCGATCCTCGTGCGTGAAGGTTTTGCTTGTCCCCCGGAGGTGAAGGAGCATCTCTGGACCGCACTGGGCAGCCTCGCCGATGCGCCAGTTGAACAGCGCACGCTGACCGGCCTCACGGCGCTGATCCAGGTGTCCGGCCTCAAGCGCGCGCTGGCGTCCTATACGCTCGACGGACCCTACGGGCGGCTGCTCGATGGCGATATCGAGCATTTCGGCGAAGGCGCGTTCCAGACGTTCGAGACCGAGGGGTTGGTCGGCACGCCCGCCGGTCCCGCGGTGCTCGCTTATCTGTTCCATCGCATCGAAGGCAGCCTCGACGGGCGGCCGACCCTGATCGTGATCGACGAAGGGTGGCTCGCGCTCGACGATCCGCTGTTCGTCCGCCAATTGAAGGAATGGCTGAAGACGCTGCGCAAGAAGAACGCCAGCGTGATCTTCGCCACGCAGAGCCTCGCCGATATCGAAGGCTCGGCGATTGCATCCGCGATCATCGAGAGTTGCCCGACGCGCATTTTCCTCGCCAATGAGCGCGCGCTCGAACCGCAGATCATGGCGATCTATCGCCGGTTCGGGCTCAACGATCGCCAGATCCAGATCATCGCGAGCGCCACGCCCAAGCGCGATTATTATTGCCAGTCGTCGCTCGGCAATCGCCTGTTCGATCTCGGCATCGGCCCGGTCGCGCTGGCCTTTGCCGCCGCATCGTCGCGCACCGACCTCAACGCGATTGCTGCGCTGGTCGAGCGCTACGGCACCGACCGCTTCCCCGAGGTATGGCTCCATTATCGCGGCCTCGGCTGGGCCGCCGAGCTGATCGCGGCCGGGACCGTGTCCGCTTCCACCCCCGAAACTGAGGAGTTTCTGTCATGA
- a CDS encoding VirB3 family type IV secretion system protein yields MQDPMMGGDLPGFAAPVHRALAEPILLAGAPRALAIVNGTLAAAVGIGLRLWIAGIVMAVVGHGLAVFAARRDPQILPVARRHIALPTHFES; encoded by the coding sequence ATGCAGGACCCCATGATGGGGGGCGATTTGCCGGGGTTCGCGGCGCCGGTTCACCGGGCGCTCGCCGAGCCGATCCTGCTGGCGGGCGCGCCACGCGCGCTGGCGATCGTCAACGGCACGCTCGCCGCGGCGGTCGGGATCGGGCTCCGCCTGTGGATCGCGGGTATCGTCATGGCGGTGGTCGGCCACGGCCTCGCCGTGTTCGCCGCGCGCCGCGACCCGCAAATCCTCCCCGTCGCCCGCCGCCACATCGCGCTCCCCACTCATTTCGAAAGCTGA
- a CDS encoding TrbC/VirB2 family protein, producing MTAFKRRLRAGNMFDKIGISAVTAAGLLMASPAWASGTGMPWETPLQSIVDSVQGPVAKVIGVIIIVITGLTLAFGDTSGGFRRLIQIVFGLSVAFAASSFFLSFFSFGGGALV from the coding sequence ATGACGGCATTCAAGCGCCGGCTGCGCGCCGGCAACATGTTCGACAAAATCGGTATCAGCGCGGTCACGGCCGCCGGACTGCTCATGGCGTCACCGGCCTGGGCGAGCGGCACCGGCATGCCATGGGAGACGCCGCTCCAGTCGATTGTGGACTCGGTGCAGGGGCCGGTCGCCAAGGTGATCGGCGTGATCATTATCGTGATCACCGGGCTCACGCTGGCGTTCGGCGATACCTCCGGCGGCTTCCGGCGGCTGATCCAGATCGTGTTCGGCTTGTCGGTCGCCTTCGCCGCCTCGTCGTTCTTCCTCTCCTTCTTCAGCTTCGGCGGCGGGGCGCTGGTCTGA
- the trbB gene encoding P-type conjugative transfer ATPase TrbB, which translates to MLRSALGPAIVGWLDDAGVAEIMLNADGRLWVDRLDTGMVETGERLSPTQVERIIRLVAHHVGAEVHRGSPRVSAELPGSGERFEGLLPPVVMAPVFSIRRPASLPLTLGDYVTAGTMTATTAAYLARAVRDRANILVAGGTSTGKTTLTNALLAVASAGSDRIVLIEDTRELRCDAANVVALRTAPGVTMTDLVRSSLRLRPDRIPVGEVRGPEALDLLKAWGTGHPGGIGTIHAGTATAALHRLEQLILEAIAHVPRPLIAETINLIAVLSGRGTDRQLSELVRVDGLDAQGNYRLLPIPFHPLPGDLP; encoded by the coding sequence ATGCTGAGGAGCGCGCTCGGCCCTGCGATCGTGGGATGGCTCGACGATGCGGGCGTGGCCGAGATCATGCTCAACGCGGACGGCCGGCTGTGGGTCGATCGCCTCGACACCGGCATGGTGGAGACTGGCGAACGGCTGTCGCCGACGCAGGTCGAGCGGATCATCCGGCTGGTCGCGCACCATGTCGGCGCCGAGGTCCATCGCGGTTCTCCTCGCGTCTCGGCCGAACTGCCGGGCAGCGGCGAACGGTTCGAGGGTCTGCTCCCGCCAGTGGTGATGGCTCCCGTGTTCTCGATCCGCCGACCGGCGAGCCTCCCGCTGACCCTCGGCGACTATGTCACTGCGGGCACGATGACCGCGACCACCGCCGCGTATCTGGCGCGGGCAGTGCGGGACCGCGCCAACATCCTCGTCGCCGGCGGCACCTCCACCGGCAAGACCACGCTCACCAACGCGCTGCTCGCGGTCGCGTCCGCCGGTAGCGACCGGATCGTTCTGATCGAGGATACGCGGGAGCTGCGCTGCGACGCCGCCAACGTCGTAGCACTTCGCACCGCACCAGGCGTCACCATGACCGACCTCGTGCGTTCGAGCCTGCGCCTGCGCCCCGACCGCATTCCGGTCGGTGAGGTGCGCGGCCCCGAGGCGCTCGATCTTTTGAAGGCATGGGGCACCGGCCACCCCGGCGGAATCGGCACCATCCATGCGGGTACTGCCACCGCGGCACTGCACCGGCTCGAACAGTTGATCCTCGAAGCCATCGCTCATGTCCCGCGCCCGCTGATCGCGGAGACCATTAACCTGATCGCGGTCCTGTCGGGGCGCGGCACCGACCGCCAGCTGTCCGAGCTGGTCCGCGTCGACGGGCTCGACGCGCAAGGCAACTACCGGCTGCTCCCGATCCCCTTTCACCCACTTCCTGGAGACCTGCCATGA
- a CDS encoding IS3 family transposase (programmed frameshift), translated as MGRQRYTPEQIIAKLREVDVIVGRGGTAVEACRQIGIAEQTLYRWRKEYGGLKVDQARRMKDLERENARLKKLVADLALDKAILQEASKPDFLSPSRRREAIEQVRRALPVSERRTCRVLGQHRSTQRHPPKDDADEQRLTADIVALARDYGRYGYRRIHALLGHAGWQVSLSVVERIWRREGLKVPKRQPKRRRLWLGDGSCIRLRPQHRGHVWSYDFVEDQTYNGRKYRMLNIIDEFSRECLAMVPLRRFRSHDVIDVLADLFIEHGPPEHIRSDNGPEFVANAVREWLGRLGVTTLYIEPGSPWENGYIESFNARLRDELLNGEIFYSLEEVRIVTGWWRAHYNRARPHSSLGYRPPAPETIEMPAWPLGSAALRPPPRLASEVRIN; from the exons ATGGGACGTCAGCGATATACGCCGGAACAGATCATCGCGAAGCTGCGTGAGGTGGATGTAATTGTCGGGCGGGGCGGGACTGCTGTTGAAGCTTGCCGCCAGATCGGGATTGCGGAACAGACGCTGTATCGATGGCGCAAGGAATATGGCGGGCTGAAGGTTGATCAGGCGCGCCGGATGAAGGATCTTGAGCGCGAGAACGCGCGACTGAAGAAGCTGGTGGCGGACCTCGCGCTCGACAAGGCGATCCTTCAAGAGGCATCGAAAC CTGACTTTTTGAGCCCCTCCCGTCGCCGTGAGGCGATCGAGCAGGTCCGTCGCGCGTTGCCGGTATCGGAGCGACGGACCTGCCGTGTTCTGGGCCAGCATCGTTCGACACAGCGCCACCCGCCGAAGGACGATGCCGACGAGCAGCGCCTGACGGCCGACATCGTCGCGCTGGCCAGGGACTATGGCCGATATGGCTATCGCCGCATCCATGCCTTGCTGGGCCATGCCGGCTGGCAGGTCAGTCTGTCGGTAGTCGAGCGCATCTGGCGGCGGGAGGGTCTCAAAGTGCCGAAGCGGCAACCGAAACGGCGTCGGCTCTGGCTGGGCGACGGATCGTGCATTCGGCTGCGCCCGCAGCATCGCGGGCATGTCTGGTCCTACGACTTCGTTGAGGATCAGACGTACAACGGGCGCAAATACCGGATGCTCAACATCATCGACGAGTTCAGTCGCGAGTGCCTGGCGATGGTTCCGCTACGGCGGTTCCGCTCGCACGACGTGATCGACGTGCTGGCCGACCTGTTCATCGAGCATGGGCCGCCCGAGCATATCAGATCCGATAACGGCCCCGAGTTCGTCGCCAACGCGGTACGCGAATGGCTCGGCCGGCTCGGCGTCACCACCCTTTATATCGAACCGGGAAGCCCGTGGGAGAACGGCTATATCGAAAGCTTCAACGCACGCCTGCGCGACGAGCTGCTCAACGGTGAGATCTTCTACAGCCTCGAGGAGGTACGGATCGTCACTGGCTGGTGGCGTGCACATTACAACCGGGCAAGGCCCCACAGCAGCCTCGGTTATCGACCACCGGCGCCGGAGACGATCGAGATGCCAGCCTGGCCGCTCGGCTCCGCTGCGCTCCGCCCCCCGCCCAGGCTGGCATCGGAGGTCCGCATCAACTAA
- a CDS encoding nuclear transport factor 2 family protein: MDLEQRVARLEDRAAINDLVVRYFLASDGDDLKTIGESFTPDAIFASSGQISGEGRDGIVEFIRGARSHMGLTIHTPHYVQITFDDADRARGLVGAHLELVLGGQAIYGAVRYVDEYVKRDGRWLISKRDMRTIAIAPWLEFGAALESETPMRWPGSKAQSDYPRSRLEPG, from the coding sequence ATGGACCTCGAACAACGTGTGGCACGGCTGGAGGACAGAGCAGCGATCAACGACCTAGTTGTACGCTATTTTCTCGCGTCCGATGGCGACGATCTGAAGACCATTGGCGAAAGCTTCACGCCGGACGCGATCTTCGCTTCCTCCGGCCAAATATCCGGCGAGGGCCGCGATGGCATCGTCGAGTTCATTCGCGGTGCGCGCAGCCACATGGGTCTCACGATTCATACCCCTCATTACGTGCAGATCACGTTCGACGATGCTGATCGCGCGCGCGGTCTGGTCGGCGCGCACCTCGAATTGGTGCTGGGCGGGCAGGCGATCTACGGCGCGGTTCGATATGTCGATGAATATGTGAAGCGAGACGGTCGGTGGTTGATCAGCAAGCGCGACATGCGCACGATTGCCATCGCACCCTGGCTGGAGTTCGGAGCGGCGCTTGAGTCCGAAACGCCGATGCGGTGGCCAGGGTCAAAAGCGCAATCCGATTACCCGCGATCACGTCTCGAGCCCGGTTGA
- a CDS encoding SDR family NAD(P)-dependent oxidoreductase, translated as MNVDRVSAIVTGGASGLGGATAALLAANGARVTIIDLNIAAGEAAATAIGATFAEADVTDEASVARALDSAERANGAARILINCAGVAPAIKTVGKDGQPHSLDAFRRAVSINLVGTFNVVAQFAARLSAAQPIGEERGVIINTASVAPYDGQIGQAAYAASKGGVVSMTLPIARDLAQHRIRMVTIAPGIFLTPMLMGLPQAAQDSLCQQVPHPSRLGRPEEYALLVESIIANPMLNGEVIRLDGAIRMAPR; from the coding sequence ATGAATGTCGATCGAGTCAGCGCGATCGTTACCGGCGGGGCTTCGGGGCTGGGCGGCGCGACCGCCGCGCTTCTGGCGGCCAACGGCGCGCGTGTCACGATCATCGATCTCAATATCGCAGCGGGCGAGGCCGCCGCAACTGCCATCGGCGCGACTTTCGCCGAAGCGGACGTGACGGACGAAGCAAGTGTCGCCCGCGCGCTCGACAGCGCCGAACGTGCCAACGGGGCGGCACGCATCCTCATCAATTGCGCAGGCGTCGCACCCGCGATCAAAACCGTCGGCAAGGACGGGCAACCACATTCGCTCGACGCCTTTCGGCGCGCGGTGTCGATCAACCTGGTGGGCACATTCAACGTGGTCGCGCAATTCGCGGCGCGGCTTTCGGCTGCCCAGCCGATCGGCGAGGAACGCGGCGTGATCATCAATACCGCGTCGGTTGCCCCTTATGACGGGCAGATCGGACAGGCGGCCTATGCGGCGTCCAAGGGTGGCGTGGTGAGCATGACGCTGCCCATCGCCCGCGATCTCGCCCAGCACCGCATCCGGATGGTTACGATCGCACCGGGTATCTTTCTCACCCCGATGCTGATGGGGCTGCCGCAGGCGGCGCAGGATTCACTCTGTCAGCAGGTGCCCCATCCGAGCCGTCTGGGCCGGCCCGAAGAATATGCGTTGCTCGTCGAGAGCATCATCGCCAACCCTATGTTGAATGGCGAGGTGATCCGTCTCGACGGGGCAATTCGCATGGCACCTCGCTGA
- a CDS encoding flavin reductase family protein, protein MTTTLAPDVDGATFRRVLGHYPTGVCVVTAIEPGGAPTGMVVGSFTSVSLDPPLVAFFPDKSSTSWPRIERAGKFCVNVLASDQGELCRRFASKSEDKFAGLAHRVSRNGSPVLDDVVAWVDCTLDAVHHAGDHFIVLGRVRELDIERADQPLLFFRGKYGNFMPLDAN, encoded by the coding sequence GTGACGACAACGCTTGCTCCGGACGTTGACGGCGCGACCTTTCGGCGCGTGCTCGGTCATTATCCGACCGGCGTCTGCGTCGTCACCGCGATTGAGCCGGGTGGCGCGCCGACGGGCATGGTCGTGGGGTCGTTCACCTCGGTGAGCCTCGATCCCCCGCTGGTGGCCTTCTTCCCCGACAAGTCCTCGACCAGTTGGCCGCGCATCGAGCGCGCCGGCAAGTTCTGCGTCAACGTGCTCGCCAGCGACCAGGGCGAGCTTTGCCGGCGCTTCGCATCGAAGAGCGAGGACAAGTTCGCCGGGCTGGCGCACCGGGTTTCGCGGAACGGCTCGCCGGTGCTCGACGATGTCGTCGCGTGGGTCGACTGCACGCTCGACGCGGTTCACCACGCGGGCGATCATTTCATCGTGCTCGGGCGCGTCCGGGAACTCGACATCGAGCGTGCGGACCAGCCGCTGCTGTTCTTTCGCGGCAAATACGGCAATTTCATGCCGCTCGACGCGAACTGA
- a CDS encoding enoyl-CoA hydratase-related protein, producing MADVEFTRDGHVAHIRLNRPQGLNAITQEMDDLLFEAWTMINDDADIWCAVLSAEGEKGFCIGADVSGGAERKTRMALGGGLTGIGGPLVTLKKPLIAAVQGFCVGGGFELAMCADIIVAADTAQFGLPETKVGIIGECGVVHRAMRQLPYHIAMAMILTGERIKADAAERFGLVNEVVPFAELAAATQKWTDKINAASPLANQAAKAAALGRLGHPLEVALMTRFEPIEQYAESADKQEGEAAGAARRKPVWTGR from the coding sequence ATGGCAGATGTTGAATTCACGCGTGACGGCCACGTTGCGCACATCCGACTCAACCGGCCGCAGGGCCTCAACGCGATCACGCAGGAGATGGACGATCTGCTGTTCGAGGCGTGGACGATGATCAACGACGATGCCGATATCTGGTGCGCGGTGCTGTCGGCCGAGGGTGAAAAGGGGTTCTGCATCGGGGCGGATGTGTCGGGGGGGGCCGAGCGCAAGACGCGCATGGCGCTGGGCGGCGGGCTGACCGGCATTGGCGGACCGCTCGTCACGTTGAAGAAGCCGCTGATCGCAGCCGTACAGGGCTTCTGCGTGGGTGGCGGATTTGAGCTGGCGATGTGCGCCGACATCATCGTCGCGGCGGATACAGCGCAATTCGGCCTTCCCGAGACCAAGGTCGGCATTATCGGCGAATGCGGTGTGGTTCATCGCGCGATGCGGCAATTGCCCTATCACATCGCAATGGCGATGATCCTGACCGGCGAGCGGATCAAGGCGGATGCCGCCGAGCGTTTTGGTCTCGTCAACGAGGTGGTGCCGTTCGCCGAACTGGCTGCGGCGACGCAGAAATGGACAGACAAGATCAACGCCGCATCGCCGCTTGCCAATCAGGCGGCCAAGGCGGCGGCGCTCGGCCGGCTCGGCCATCCGCTGGAGGTAGCCTTGATGACCCGTTTCGAGCCGATCGAGCAATATGCCGAGAGTGCGGACAAGCAGGAAGGCGAGGCGGCGGGCGCGGCACGGCGCAAGCCGGTATGGACCGGCCGGTGA
- a CDS encoding enoyl-CoA hydratase/isomerase family protein, whose protein sequence is MAGPYQTIRVDHEPALSWIVLDRPEAANALSPQLLDEFSDALDRLQSEGGPVIAIRGEGRGFCSGMDLGSYGASDTGPADPMADRNRLHDNVQRWLKMWDHPKPIITAVHGYCMAAAAQMCVFADITVVADDVRIGEPTIPIGGGFIAPAWVSLVGHKRAKEFAFVPGNSIDGPTAVTWGWANHCVPAADLIGAVRGLAVRIALTPSAVLRLKKLSINRAAEAGGFRQALSGIAEIDALLHLAPAVLEVRARMKEKGLKAVIQEFKVPPTTPLVAPKE, encoded by the coding sequence GTGGCAGGCCCCTATCAGACGATCCGGGTCGACCACGAGCCTGCGCTGAGCTGGATCGTGCTCGACCGGCCGGAAGCCGCGAACGCGCTTTCGCCGCAACTGCTCGACGAGTTCAGCGACGCGCTAGATCGTCTGCAATCTGAAGGCGGCCCGGTGATCGCGATCCGTGGTGAGGGACGCGGTTTTTGTTCGGGGATGGATCTGGGCAGCTATGGCGCGAGCGATACCGGGCCGGCCGACCCGATGGCGGACCGGAACCGCCTTCATGACAATGTTCAGCGCTGGCTGAAGATGTGGGATCATCCCAAGCCGATCATCACCGCCGTACACGGTTATTGCATGGCGGCGGCGGCGCAGATGTGCGTTTTTGCGGATATCACGGTTGTTGCCGACGATGTCCGCATCGGCGAGCCGACCATTCCGATCGGTGGCGGGTTCATCGCGCCGGCCTGGGTGAGCCTCGTTGGGCACAAGCGCGCCAAGGAATTCGCGTTCGTGCCAGGCAACTCGATCGACGGCCCGACGGCGGTCACATGGGGCTGGGCAAACCATTGCGTCCCGGCGGCCGATCTCATCGGTGCCGTCCGGGGGTTGGCCGTGCGTATCGCGTTGACCCCGTCGGCGGTGCTGCGGCTGAAGAAGCTGTCGATCAATCGCGCGGCGGAGGCCGGCGGCTTCCGCCAGGCGCTGTCCGGGATCGCCGAGATCGACGCGCTCCTCCATCTCGCGCCGGCGGTCTTGGAAGTGCGCGCGCGCATGAAGGAGAAGGGCCTCAAGGCCGTGATCCAGGAATTCAAAGTCCCGCCGACGACGCCGCTCGTCGCGCCGAAGGAGTAA
- a CDS encoding nuclear transport factor 2 family protein, whose product MNMTEIEKLVEQQAIERMMFDYSYALDMNQPDTLAALFVEDCEVSYAPNFGATGMEAYKKTLEGIGTFFRGTSHHNSNICVDFVSAAEANVRSIVLAVHRYTKERPDGILYGQYFDTVVKVDGAWKFKRRELRTTMTTDYHVRAANAIGRAD is encoded by the coding sequence ATGAACATGACGGAAATAGAGAAACTCGTCGAGCAGCAGGCAATCGAACGCATGATGTTCGATTATAGCTATGCGCTCGACATGAACCAGCCGGATACACTCGCGGCGTTGTTCGTCGAGGATTGCGAGGTCAGCTATGCGCCCAATTTCGGCGCGACCGGGATGGAGGCCTATAAGAAGACGCTCGAGGGCATCGGTACGTTCTTTCGCGGCACCAGCCACCATAATTCGAACATCTGCGTCGACTTCGTCAGTGCCGCTGAGGCGAACGTGCGCTCGATCGTGCTGGCCGTTCACCGCTACACCAAGGAACGCCCCGACGGCATTCTCTATGGCCAGTATTTTGACACCGTCGTGAAGGTCGACGGCGCCTGGAAGTTCAAGCGCCGCGAACTGCGCACGACGATGACCACCGATTACCACGTCCGGGCGGCCAACGCGATCGGTCGGGCGGACTGA
- a CDS encoding SDR family NAD(P)-dependent oxidoreductase, translated as MSRLEGKIALITGAARGMGESHARRFAGEGARVILTDRSVAQGQALAEELGGNVLFLPHDVTDADQWDAVVKRAEEVFGPINVLINNAGILGPIARTQDLSEADYLRVCAINQHSVFLGMRAVLPSMLRAGGGSIVNISSIAGMAANYGFPSLAYVASKFAVRGMTKATAIEYGRHNIRVNSVHPGFIQTPMMVEATNEEGGDALALIPLGRIADPDEVSQLVLFLASDESSYITGAEHLIDAGMLAQ; from the coding sequence ATGAGCCGGCTGGAGGGAAAGATCGCCCTGATCACCGGCGCCGCGCGCGGCATGGGTGAATCGCATGCCCGCCGCTTCGCCGGGGAGGGCGCCAGGGTCATCCTGACGGACCGGTCGGTCGCGCAGGGGCAGGCGCTTGCGGAGGAATTGGGCGGGAACGTGCTCTTCCTGCCGCATGACGTGACCGACGCGGATCAATGGGACGCGGTGGTCAAACGGGCGGAGGAAGTGTTCGGGCCGATCAACGTTCTGATCAACAACGCCGGCATCCTCGGCCCGATCGCCCGTACGCAGGACTTGAGCGAGGCGGACTATCTTCGCGTCTGTGCGATCAACCAGCATTCGGTCTTTCTCGGCATGCGCGCGGTGTTGCCGTCGATGCTTCGTGCCGGGGGTGGGTCGATCGTCAACATCTCGTCGATCGCCGGCATGGCCGCCAATTACGGCTTTCCCAGCCTCGCCTATGTCGCGAGCAAGTTCGCCGTCCGTGGCATGACCAAGGCGACGGCGATCGAATACGGCCGGCATAACATCCGAGTGAACTCGGTCCATCCGGGCTTCATCCAGACGCCGATGATGGTCGAGGCGACCAACGAGGAAGGGGGCGATGCGCTGGCGCTGATCCCGCTCGGGCGGATCGCCGATCCCGACGAGGTGTCGCAACTCGTGCTGTTCCTCGCCTCCGACGAGTCTTCGTACATCACTGGTGCGGAACATCTCATCGACGCCGGAATGCTTGCACAGTGA